The following coding sequences are from one Panicum hallii strain FIL2 chromosome 5, PHallii_v3.1, whole genome shotgun sequence window:
- the LOC112892720 gene encoding uncharacterized protein LOC112892720: protein MKEEMFALLTKKVEEKDQKAKEKQRDKDEVDIDILEDESNGEEDFGQGNEVLVLKPKPSKAASSSKSVAGGGPIEKYCKPPSIEESVQMNLNNKVQTKLTTQKREERRDRACEYICQFFYEASIPHHTVTLPSFAHMLEAIGQFGRGLRGPSPYEMGGPFLQKRKQKVLDGFKNHEESWELTGCTIMTDAWTDRKGRGVMNLVVHSADGACFLDSVDCSGEKKDGKYIFELVDRYIEDIGEENIVQVVTDNASVNTTAVSLLTAKRPSIFWNGCAAHCLDLMLEDIGKLGSVEETIASARQVTVLLYAHTRVLDLMRQYLKKDLVRSRVTRFATAYLNLKSLLDNKKELTKFFRSDQLNEMGYLKKAKGKKANKVVRSESFWKKVDIAVNLFEPIANVLRRMDSDIPAMGFFHGLMVEAKKEISESRFKVVWDIIDKRWDNKLKTPLHLAGYYLNPYFYYPKKSEIEHDGSFRVGVIECITKLVENEETQDNIIEELNTYQDQQGTFGHEIAVRQRRNKNFNPAKWWLNHGTSTPNLRKLASRIMNLTCSSSACERNWSVFEQVHTKKRNRLHHDRMRDLVFVKFNSKLRNKRESKGKDPLERELDDAVGDNENEFITGIVQDGPSQVDSTHLVPSQVESTPQAQVFEKRKRNVRPKKKRKLRSLQSLLRDAPAEQSSRDSEDGDGDILMESSESGKSPCATDSDD from the exons ATGAAGGAAGAGATGTTTGCTTTGCTCACAAAGAAGGTAGAAGAAAAGGATCAGAAAGCCAAAGAAAAGCAAAGGGACAAAGATGAAGTTGATATAGATATCTTGGAAGATGAAAGCAATGGTGAAGAAGATTTTGGTCAGGGAAATGAAGTTCTCGTACTGAAGCCAAAGCCAAGCAAAGCTGCTAGTAGCTCCAAATCGGTGGCAGGTGGTGGCCCTATTGAGAAGTACTGCAAGCCTCCTTCCATAGAGGAGTCTGTTCAAATGAACCTCAACAATAAGGTTCAAACAAAATTGACAACTCAGaaaagagaagagagaagggataGAGCTTGTGAGTACATATGCCAGTTTTTCTATGAAGCTAGCATTCCACACCACACGGTTACCCTACCTAGCTTTGCCCATATGCTTGAGGCTATTGGACAGTTTGGCAGAGGTTTGAGAGGGCCTAGCCCTTATGAGATGGGTGGACCTTTCTTACAGAAAAGGAAGCAAAAGGTGCTAGATGGTTTTAAGAACCACGAGGAATCATGGGAGCTCACTGGATGTACAATTATGACAGATGCATGGACAGATAGAAAGGGAAGGGGTGTGATGAATTTAGTTGTGCATAGTGCTGATGGGGCTTGCTTCTTGGATTCAGTGGACTGCTCAGGTGAGAAGAAAGATGGAAAATATATATTTGAGCTTGTGGATAGATACATAGAAGACATTGGAGAGGAAAATATTGTTCAAGTAGTGACTGATAATGCTAGTGTCAATACAACAGCAGTAAGCTTATTGACAGCAAAGAGGCCCTCAATATTTTGGAATGGATGTGCTGCTCATTGCTTAGATCTCATGCTAGAGGATATTGGAAAGCTTGGATCAGTTGAGGAAACTATTGCTAGTGCAAGACAAGTGACTGTGTTGTTGTATGCTCACACAAGGGTGTTGGATTTGATGAGACAATATCTTAAGAAAGATTTGGTTCGCTCTAGGGTTACTCGCTTTGCCACTGCTTATTTGAATCTAAAAAGCTTGCTAGACAATAAGAAGGAATTGACAAAGTTTTTTAGATCAGACCAACTCAATGAGATGGGTTACTTGAAGAAGGCCAAGGGAAAGAAAGCCAACAAAGTGGTCAGATCTGAAAGCTTTTGGAAAAAAGTTGATATTGCTGTTAATTTGTTTGAACCAATAGCTAATGTGCTGAGAAGAATGGACAGTGATATCCCGGCAATGGGCTTCTTCCATGGATTAATGGTTGAGGCAAAGAAAGAAATTTCTGAGAGTCGCTTCAAAGTTGTTTGGGATATCATCGATAAAAGGTGGGACAACAAGCTCAAGACTCCACTACATTTGGCTGGTTACTATTTGAATCCTTACTTCTATTaccccaagaagtcagagattgAGCATGATGGATCCTTTAGAGTTGGTGTGATTGAATGCATTACAAAGCTGGTTGAGAATGAAGAAACTCAGGACAATATAATTGAAGAGCTCAACACATACCAGGATCAGCAAGGGACATTTGGACATGAAATTGCCGTAAGGCAAAGGAGAAACAAGAATTTTAATCCAG CAAAGTGGTGGCTAAACCATGGCACAAGCACACCAAATCTAAGGAAGTTGGCATCAAGAATTATGAATTTGACCTGCAGTTCATCAGCTTGTGAGAGGAATTGGTCTGTTTTTGAACAG GTTCATACAAAGAAGCGCAATAGATTACATCATGATAGGATGAGAGATCTTGTTTTTGTAAAGTTCAACTCCAAACTAAGGAACAAGAGGGAGAGCAAAGGCAAAGATCCTTTGGAGAGGGAATTAGATGATGCTGTGGGTGATAATGAAAATGAATTCATTACTGGTATTGTCCAAGATGGACCATCGCAAGTAGATTCAACACATCTTGTGCCATCGCAAGTAGAATCaacaccacaagcacaagtatTCGAAAAAAGGAAGAGGAATGTGCGCCCtaagaagaagaggaaactTAGGAGCCTCCAATCTTTGCTGCGTGATGCTCCAGCTGAGCAGTCCTCACGTGACTCCGAAGATGGTGATGGAGATATTCTAATGGAATCCTCTGAATCTGGAAAGTCTCCTTGTGCCACTGATAGTGATGACTGA
- the LOC112895107 gene encoding uncharacterized protein LOC112895107 translates to MGSWVRTITTPFRKACNVFVPQKDGKKPQESSSSAMVQHVDAERAKLHGEVMACAYEDVQVMWSMLDQARIRDLSGSS, encoded by the exons ATGGGTTCTTGGGTGCGCACCATCACCACGCCCTTCCGGAAAGCCTGCAACGTCTTCGTCCCGCAGAAGGACGGCAAGAAGCCGCAGGAGTCAAGCTCATCAG CTATGGTGCAGCACGTCGACGCCGAGAGGGCCAAGCTCCACGGGGAGGTGATGGCGTGCGCCTACGAGGACGTGCAGGTCATGTGGTCCATGCTCGACCAGGCCAGGATCCGGGACCTCAGTGGCAGCTCGTGA
- the LOC112895824 gene encoding uncharacterized protein LOC112895824, whose translation MGRGKRSVLASLFGLKKQSAGGKSAEEEAAGRPPQPKYYQGTRVRPSDGDDDDYGGHWYADRDIDRRASEFIERVHRGMLAGDRDG comes from the coding sequence ATGGGGAGAGGGAAGAGGTCAGTGCTCGCGTCGTTGTTTGGGTTGAAGAAGCAGAGCGCCGGCGGGAAGTCGGCGGAGGAAGAGGCGGCGGGGAGGCCGCCGCAGCCGAAGTACTACCAGGGGACGAGGGTGCGGCCgagcgacggcgacgacgacgactacGGCGGCCACTGGTACGCCGACCGCGATATCGACCGGAGGGCCTCCGAATTCATCGAGCGGGTGCATCGCGGGATGCTCGCCGGCGACCGAGATGGATAG
- the LOC112892016 gene encoding uncharacterized protein LOC112892016: MGRGKKSFFASLFGSKKQGSGGRQEAAAAGRPPQRNHPGTRVRPSDDDNYYGQYWYAERDIDRKASEYIERVHRGMMASEQDG; encoded by the coding sequence ATGGGGAGAGGCAAGAAGTCTTTCTTTGCGTCCCTGTTCGGGAGCAAGAAACAGGGCTCCGGCgggaggcaggaggcggcggcggcggggaggccgCCGCAGAGGAACCACCCGGGGACGAGGGTGCGGCCGAGCGACGACGACAACTACTACGGCCAGTACTGGTACGCCGAGCGCGACATCGACCGGAAGGCCTCTGAGTACATCGAGAGGGTGCACCGGGGGATGATGGCCAGCGAACAAGACGGATAG